One Carassius carassius chromosome 20, fCarCar2.1, whole genome shotgun sequence DNA segment encodes these proteins:
- the LOC132096196 gene encoding E3 ubiquitin-protein ligase MARCHF11-like encodes MDEHAEAGPLHVQTVDKPPGGATVTVAAAEYQVQTVLKSDSELSEDDLQSGPGAQTPTAGDPITEIESEGYARPATHTPAEDIVGQSARKTETVGSSCSNESCIPTPGCRICFQGAEQGELLSPCRCAGSVRHAHQQCLLKWISEKGSWSCELCNYRFNILPIHIKPPQQWQTVTMTLVEKVQVIAVLLGGIFLLASVSWLLWSALSPEALWQRSDILFQICYGMYAVMDLVCIGLIVHEGGAVYNVLMRWRAVNLFWDVQNYDKSRDLENTHSPHRNLWLPLTHTHTVSNTQSQTTRLESSPRCPLRFLSMCLNVTSDLSPQEQGVRVTSV; translated from the exons ATGGATGAGCACGCAGAGGCGGGTCCGTTGCACGTGCAGACGGTGGATAAACCACCGGGAGGCGCCACCGTTACCGTCGCCGCCGCAGAGTATCAGGTCCAAACGGTGCTGAAGAGCGATAGCGAGCTCAGCGAGGATGACCTGCAGTCGGGCCCTGGAGCTCAAACACCGACAGCGGGTGATCCGATCACAGAGATCGAGAGCGAGGGGTACGCGCGGCCAGCGACGCACACACCGGCCGAGGACATCGTCGGGCAGAGCGCGAGGAAAACGGAAACGGTGGGCTCCAGTTGCAGCAACGAGAGTTGCATCCCGACTCCAGGCTGTCGGATCTGCTTTCAAGGAGCCGAGCAG GGGGAGCTGCTGAGCCCGTGTCGCTGTGCCGGATCTGTCCGACATGCTCATCAGCAGTGTCTGCTCAAGTGGATCAGTGAGAAGGGCTCCTGGAGCTGTGAACTCTGCAACTATAGATTCAACATCCTGCCTATACATATCAAACCACCACAAcag TGGCAGACTGTCACCATGACTCTGGTGGAGAAGGTTCAGGTTATTGCAGTGTTGCTGGGCGGCATCTTCCTGTTGGCCAGTGTATCATGGCTGCTGTGGTCAGCACTGAGCCCAGAGGCACTATGGCAACGCAGTGACATCCTGTTCCAGATCTGTTACGGCATGTATGCAGTCATGGACCTTGTGTGTATCG GTCTGATTGTTCATGAAGGTGGTGCTGTGTACAATGTGCTGATGCGCTGGCGAGCTGTTAATCTCTTTTGGGATGTCCAGAACTACGATAAAAGCCGAGACCTGGAGAACACACATAGCCCGCACCGTAACCTGTGGctgcctctcacacacacacatacagtctccAACACACAATCACAAACCACCCGACTGGAGTCATCTCCTCGATGCCCCCTTCGCTTCCTCTCCATGTGCCTGaacgtgacctctgacctctcccCGCAGGAGCAAGGCGTTAGGGTCACGTCAGTTTAA